One segment of Metallosphaera cuprina Ar-4 DNA contains the following:
- the cas3 gene encoding CRISPR-associated helicase Cas3', whose amino-acid sequence MESTSSLSDIYKDICSKENVEPRDKITETLDEIENGHSVILTAPTGYGKTSITKALAVAAVQGNDNFDRVIHVLPYRSIVQDLTAKLRYSLAKIGLNQDLVGAQDMDFHDSPYFLLKANVTTLDTFVLNLFKLPVAEIDRGLNGLGTHFEVPRGAIYSSIVVFDEFHLFSEDGKPLTSAIASLKSLGSMGVPFIIATATMPDSVKSLIKESLIKEGVSLTEVNVIDSPVKRSIDIRFESDLPRIDTEKRTLIVFNTRTEAINAYRKLKGLGYSPLLIHSKFSSRDRVEKVNKIVNRNEQAKLVISTQVIEAGVDVSFDTLITEAAPLPNLIQRAGRVARYGGEGEVIIIPFMGKVYERSEVDQAVKLIEENNVIDHSLMQFYKVNVDVDPSLRTSLNMIDDVALYTSGATTELLEEVCSLTRDVSLVMGFPHGCTSPECAVPLTDQEAKDLINAGNMIVKNGQFMHPSQARLKSLKDCLPLQFLKLGIDGVVIESYDKEEGAII is encoded by the coding sequence GTGGAGAGTACGTCGTCGTTGAGTGACATTTATAAGGATATATGCTCCAAAGAAAACGTAGAACCTAGAGATAAGATAACGGAAACGCTGGATGAGATCGAGAACGGGCACTCCGTGATTTTAACCGCCCCCACGGGTTACGGTAAAACTTCGATAACTAAGGCCCTAGCTGTCGCTGCCGTTCAAGGGAACGATAACTTCGACAGAGTGATTCACGTGCTGCCCTATAGGAGCATCGTTCAGGACCTTACGGCTAAGCTCAGGTACAGTTTGGCTAAGATCGGTCTAAATCAAGATCTCGTAGGAGCACAGGACATGGACTTTCACGATTCGCCATACTTCCTACTTAAGGCTAACGTGACTACTTTGGACACCTTCGTGTTAAACCTTTTCAAACTTCCAGTGGCTGAGATCGACAGAGGCTTGAACGGTTTGGGGACGCACTTCGAGGTTCCACGAGGGGCCATATACTCCTCGATCGTAGTGTTTGACGAATTTCACCTCTTCTCGGAGGACGGGAAACCGCTAACCTCTGCCATTGCGTCCTTGAAGTCCTTAGGGTCCATGGGCGTACCTTTCATCATAGCTACCGCAACGATGCCTGATAGCGTGAAGTCCTTGATAAAGGAGTCCTTGATAAAGGAGGGAGTGAGCTTAACCGAAGTGAACGTGATTGACTCCCCAGTTAAAAGGTCAATCGACATAAGGTTTGAAAGCGATTTACCTCGGATAGACACGGAGAAAAGGACCTTGATAGTGTTCAACACTAGGACGGAAGCCATTAACGCCTACCGCAAACTCAAGGGTCTAGGTTACTCCCCCCTGTTGATACACTCAAAGTTCAGCTCACGCGATAGGGTAGAAAAGGTCAACAAGATTGTCAATAGAAACGAGCAGGCTAAGCTAGTCATCTCAACTCAGGTCATAGAAGCTGGGGTGGACGTGTCTTTCGACACGTTGATCACGGAAGCCGCGCCTCTACCCAACTTGATACAGCGAGCTGGTAGAGTGGCAAGGTATGGAGGGGAAGGTGAAGTGATAATCATACCCTTTATGGGGAAGGTTTATGAAAGGAGTGAGGTTGATCAAGCCGTGAAGTTAATTGAGGAAAATAATGTAATAGATCATAGCCTTATGCAATTTTACAAAGTTAATGTAGATGTAGATCCCTCCCTTAGGACTTCGTTAAACATGATAGATGATGTGGCTCTTTACACATCTGGGGCAACCACTGAGCTCCTTGAAGAAGTCTGTTCGTTAACAAGGGATGTATCTCTAGTCATGGGCTTTCCACACGGATGTACGTCTCCAGAGTGCGCGGTTCCATTAACGGATCAGGAGGCGAAAGATTTGATAAACGCAGGTAATATGATTGTAAAGAACGGTCAATTCATGCACCCTTCTCAAGCTAGACTAAAAAGTTTGAAAGACTGCCTCCCGCTTCAGTTCCTCAAGTTAGGGATAGATGGAGTTGTCATAGAAAGCTACGACAAGGAGGAGGGTGCGATCATATGA
- the cas7a gene encoding type I-A CRISPR-associated protein Cas7/Csa2, translated as MISGSVRFLVNVESLNGVESVGNLTRHRTAPIVTKTGGEYVIRYVPVISGESIAHAYQMALVDMADKLKLPVTARTRQGELIKFSDDDMLEAEGISPPKKEGKTLNDARRFEVDVMLKDLVADVGGFMYAGGNPVRRSSKFSVGYMIPVLGNGDIPAQLEAQFHVRYSSSKMENQAIFNVEVGSALYTLSFMLDEEKVAVPSNPGPQVEGEKRLQEQKMNRVEAAIKSLYTVLTGNFGGKRSRFLPSMELKSAVVTVTDFPFITEPGHSNDYISLTGDRVKKAKDVLGGKRVLTYAIDREGLNLGSAERISDPEDMIRRLLEEAKKSLENVK; from the coding sequence ATGATATCTGGAAGCGTTAGGTTCTTGGTTAACGTGGAGTCCCTTAACGGAGTGGAGTCTGTAGGGAACTTAACTAGACACAGGACCGCACCTATCGTGACTAAGACTGGTGGAGAGTACGTAATAAGGTACGTGCCGGTGATATCAGGGGAATCGATAGCTCACGCCTATCAGATGGCTCTTGTTGACATGGCAGACAAGTTGAAGTTACCGGTGACAGCTAGGACCAGACAGGGGGAGCTCATAAAGTTCTCAGATGATGATATGCTAGAAGCGGAGGGCATAAGTCCACCTAAGAAGGAGGGAAAGACGCTCAACGACGCGAGAAGATTTGAAGTTGACGTTATGCTTAAAGACTTAGTAGCTGACGTCGGCGGGTTCATGTACGCAGGGGGCAATCCAGTTAGGAGAAGCTCAAAGTTCTCCGTTGGTTACATGATCCCGGTCTTAGGTAATGGGGACATCCCAGCTCAACTTGAGGCACAGTTCCACGTTAGGTACTCCTCCAGCAAAATGGAGAATCAAGCCATATTCAACGTTGAGGTGGGCTCAGCCCTTTACACGTTGAGTTTCATGCTTGATGAGGAGAAAGTTGCGGTGCCTTCGAATCCCGGTCCTCAAGTTGAGGGAGAGAAGAGATTACAGGAGCAGAAGATGAATAGGGTGGAGGCTGCAATCAAATCGCTTTACACTGTCCTCACTGGAAACTTTGGAGGTAAGAGATCTAGGTTCCTCCCGTCCATGGAACTTAAGTCGGCGGTGGTTACCGTAACGGACTTCCCGTTCATTACTGAACCAGGGCACTCTAACGATTACATAAGCCTGACCGGAGATAGAGTCAAAAAGGCTAAAGACGTTCTGGGAGGTAAAAGGGTTTTGACTTACGCCATTGACAGGGAGGGACTTAACTTGGGGAGCGCCGAGAGGATTTCAGACCCGGAGGACATGATAAGGAGATTGCTTGAGGAGGCCAAAAAGTCACTTGAAAACGTCAAGTAA
- the cas5a gene encoding type I-A CRISPR-associated protein Cas5a, translating into MTLTFSKVKVRLHWGFSVAYPATSKAKRSTILPPPTTLIGALSYGEYRGVDSLDFPSSPAEAFNSESKASSQPEKVICAAARFDDDSAVTYSEDVIRNVTSYFQKPERRNDERYIFNIVPTGKVYGPNATLRLVYVTTIPPDKLYRLSWSIVRLGSKEGLVSVEDVEVGEAKETSGNLETKYYFPETVEHKTGPVVLANFWKGGFVWGEKVESVRYVIPLNPFPISSTSIEVNAKRAYEVGGEYVVVE; encoded by the coding sequence TTGACTCTCACCTTCTCTAAAGTGAAGGTAAGACTGCACTGGGGTTTCTCCGTCGCTTACCCAGCCACCTCTAAGGCAAAGAGATCAACTATCTTGCCTCCACCCACCACCTTGATCGGAGCGCTCAGCTACGGGGAGTACAGAGGTGTAGACTCGCTGGATTTCCCGTCCTCTCCAGCAGAGGCTTTCAATAGCGAGTCCAAGGCGTCCTCTCAACCCGAGAAGGTGATTTGCGCAGCCGCCAGGTTCGATGACGATAGCGCTGTAACTTACTCTGAGGATGTGATAAGGAACGTAACAAGTTACTTTCAAAAACCGGAAAGGAGGAATGATGAGAGGTACATTTTCAACATAGTTCCTACAGGGAAGGTTTACGGACCTAACGCTACGCTCAGACTGGTTTACGTTACTACCATACCTCCGGACAAGCTGTACAGGTTGAGCTGGTCAATAGTCAGGTTAGGGTCTAAAGAAGGGTTGGTCAGCGTTGAGGATGTTGAGGTGGGAGAGGCGAAGGAGACGAGCGGTAACCTGGAGACCAAGTACTACTTCCCAGAGACCGTGGAGCATAAGACCGGTCCCGTGGTCTTAGCGAACTTCTGGAAAGGTGGATTCGTGTGGGGAGAAAAGGTTGAATCGGTGAGATACGTTATTCCTCTAAATCCCTTTCCAATATCAAGTACCTCAATTGAGGTTAACGCGAAGAGGGCTTACGAGGTGGGTGGAGAGTACGTCGTCGTTGAGTGA
- the csx7 gene encoding type III CRISPR-associated RAMP protein Csx7, whose amino-acid sequence MSSTKRVCYDLDSIRSVYEITGYLVNETRLRIGSGKASSSFMETSDNPIIRRNDKPYIPGSSLKGALRSLLEANVDNLFSEEKYKKVYTQQDIKKAEHNNDLQDLTSCPGPDKDGYFCIPCIIFGYIDVSARMYVFDAEVEGNFKIENYTSVAINRVFGGQNPGSLFTFDYISPGAKFKFKSLIYNVNLEKEDDDWRKQVRKGIVFVLRSLTEGIFIGGRKSVGAGFIKLEQPKIRSYKADKGEWVDMEFKEVINKG is encoded by the coding sequence ATGAGTTCGACTAAACGTGTTTGTTACGATCTGGACTCAATCAGGTCAGTTTACGAGATAACTGGTTATTTAGTGAACGAAACTCGGTTGAGGATAGGATCAGGAAAGGCTTCCTCATCTTTTATGGAGACTTCTGACAATCCAATAATAAGGAGAAACGATAAACCATACATTCCAGGGAGCAGCCTAAAGGGAGCCCTTAGGTCACTTTTGGAAGCTAACGTGGATAACCTTTTTAGTGAAGAAAAGTACAAGAAAGTTTACACTCAACAGGACATTAAAAAAGCAGAACACAACAATGACTTACAGGACCTCACCAGCTGTCCTGGACCTGATAAGGATGGCTACTTTTGCATTCCCTGCATAATCTTCGGTTACATAGACGTTTCTGCAAGGATGTATGTATTTGACGCAGAAGTCGAAGGCAACTTTAAGATAGAAAACTACACGTCCGTGGCAATAAACAGGGTGTTTGGAGGCCAGAACCCGGGTAGTCTGTTCACCTTTGACTATATCTCCCCTGGGGCTAAGTTCAAGTTTAAGTCCCTGATTTACAACGTTAACTTGGAGAAAGAAGACGATGATTGGAGGAAACAGGTGAGGAAGGGAATCGTCTTCGTTTTGAGGTCCTTAACTGAGGGGATTTTCATAGGAGGTAGGAAAAGCGTAGGTGCAGGTTTCATTAAGCTAGAGCAGCCCAAGATAAGGTCTTATAAAGCAGATAAAGGAGAGTGGGTTGATATGGAGTTTAAAGAGGTAATTAATAAAGGATAG
- the csa5 gene encoding type I-A CRISPR-associated protein Csa5 has product MSSNLEFTIKKVANLLAAVSIYAESPTFLDRISNALSKEAVVKVIGESERILNVGLNNKEINKLPGEKPQISIKVSKDGEKTVIIYGDLPTPYDVEQFIHDVENNIYLARKAGALAMATVNNALVRVGQ; this is encoded by the coding sequence ATGAGTTCAAATCTTGAGTTCACAATAAAGAAGGTGGCCAACCTCTTGGCTGCCGTGTCAATATACGCGGAGTCCCCCACTTTTTTAGATAGGATATCCAACGCGTTATCTAAGGAGGCCGTAGTGAAGGTAATAGGTGAGAGCGAAAGGATATTAAACGTGGGGCTAAACAACAAGGAAATAAATAAGCTACCTGGGGAAAAACCCCAGATCTCCATAAAGGTATCTAAGGACGGTGAGAAAACGGTTATAATATACGGAGACCTCCCCACACCATACGATGTGGAACAGTTCATACACGATGTGGAGAACAACATCTACCTAGCCAGAAAGGCTGGGGCCTTGGCCATGGCTACAGTAAACAACGCTTTAGTCAGGGTGGGACAATGA
- the csx7 gene encoding type III CRISPR-associated RAMP protein Csx7, whose amino-acid sequence MSSNNLMNYLIVRKDIIMRIVEFKAEVVADSPLLISEGGKGRVKEVIKNVDGVPIIPGSSWKGMFRSAGEIIAKHKGIEVCPGLSDENCLSKSKKYNDLNEYLANMDIENAVKLVFHNTCLNCKIFGTQSIIGQTRFMDSLAKNYKLGTRPMIAINRKTGSVSSGALVTLEYVEPGSTFNFTLYTYNLPNYALGYLLEVMERINNHLFQIGGNKSRGFGFISFKNLTMTLKKGSWDSPVDSDIGVNISDKVRAEWIRLFEKYKASERGN is encoded by the coding sequence ATGAGCAGCAATAATTTGATGAATTACCTAATAGTTAGAAAGGACATAATAATGAGAATAGTAGAGTTCAAGGCAGAGGTTGTGGCCGATTCTCCGCTACTTATCAGTGAAGGAGGTAAGGGTCGTGTCAAGGAAGTGATTAAGAACGTTGATGGAGTTCCAATAATTCCTGGTAGCTCATGGAAGGGAATGTTTAGATCTGCGGGTGAAATCATAGCTAAGCATAAAGGAATTGAGGTATGTCCCGGTCTGAGTGATGAAAATTGTCTTTCAAAATCTAAAAAATATAATGATCTTAATGAATACTTAGCTAATATGGATATAGAGAACGCCGTGAAATTAGTGTTTCATAACACTTGCTTAAACTGTAAGATATTCGGCACGCAATCCATTATAGGACAAACTAGATTCATGGACTCTCTAGCTAAAAACTACAAACTAGGAACCAGGCCTATGATAGCAATAAACAGGAAAACAGGTTCCGTATCAAGTGGAGCACTAGTTACACTCGAGTACGTAGAGCCGGGATCTACCTTCAACTTCACTCTCTACACATATAACTTGCCCAACTACGCACTGGGTTATCTTCTAGAGGTCATGGAGAGAATAAATAACCACCTGTTTCAGATTGGAGGTAATAAGAGCAGAGGTTTCGGTTTCATCTCTTTTAAGAACTTAACAATGACGTTAAAGAAAGGAAGTTGGGATAGTCCAGTTGACTCAGATATAGGGGTTAATATAAGTGACAAAGTAAGAGCAGAGTGGATTAGATTATTTGAAAAGTACAAGGCTTCAGAACGAGGTAATTAA
- a CDS encoding RAMP superfamily CRISPR-associated protein, whose protein sequence is MILNVEVKNLSSLTIGGTSGLESADIPMTKLIFPGSTLKGVMRTSLHLAIKEWEEELKEELRKENKEMLTSCGEIDPAFISVAHANDKKGTCDVCSLFGFPSPNAQGRGKVSVHLEVSDRLEKVERYTLTRVKINDSTQTSEKGSLFTQEVYRPGTVFKFRIELNSNDEKDLLMVLLSLYYLRLYRVGRGGMVDLRLLNDENQLCTSCGELTKKLIKALKSWMTEGDGL, encoded by the coding sequence ATGATCCTAAACGTAGAGGTAAAGAACTTGAGCTCCCTCACGATTGGAGGGACGTCGGGGCTCGAAAGCGCGGACATACCTATGACTAAGTTGATCTTTCCAGGATCGACTTTAAAGGGAGTGATGAGGACCTCCTTACACTTGGCCATCAAGGAGTGGGAGGAGGAGCTAAAGGAAGAACTGAGAAAGGAGAACAAAGAGATGTTAACATCCTGTGGGGAGATAGACCCGGCGTTCATAAGCGTAGCTCACGCGAATGATAAGAAAGGGACGTGTGACGTGTGTTCGCTCTTCGGCTTTCCCTCCCCCAACGCGCAGGGTAGAGGAAAGGTCAGCGTTCACCTCGAAGTATCAGATAGGTTGGAGAAAGTTGAGCGCTACACCCTCACTAGAGTTAAGATAAACGACAGTACGCAAACTTCAGAGAAGGGATCCCTATTCACTCAAGAGGTCTACAGACCGGGCACGGTGTTCAAGTTTCGGATAGAACTAAACTCAAATGATGAAAAGGATCTGCTTATGGTTCTCCTATCCCTTTACTACTTGAGGTTATATAGGGTTGGAAGAGGTGGGATGGTGGACTTGAGACTATTGAACGATGAAAATCAACTCTGTACCTCCTGTGGTGAACTAACGAAGAAGCTCATAAAGGCATTGAAATCATGGATGACTGAGGGTGACGGACTATGA
- a CDS encoding RAMP superfamily CRISPR-associated protein: MNGFDSQNENSGKFTPRNEHFPEIIEYTITVMSKFLHVGRGKEIEIINKNKLTAGSKLANDIITGFLSNNKRVFNNLDNAILIKQAFSRAGDKYVIPGGTIKGAVRARLEESLNNTCHIVTDTSSGQNKKSEYSKKYNRTFNPNEQGRSEDFSEDSFNKGEICLVCDLFGNTGLASRVSFSDAILTSDPNSYVVSEKIGNEDFETKKKGGEYELVKKGAVFEGFIVIRGNGIDKGAVYYGMGIRCKNDEEEYRDILLGRFKYRNQNFGRVRFKIKNNSDVCKNIKDFVSKYKPKI; this comes from the coding sequence ATGAACGGGTTCGATTCCCAAAATGAAAATAGCGGAAAATTTACTCCTAGAAACGAACATTTCCCTGAGATTATAGAATATACAATAACGGTCATGTCAAAATTCCTACACGTGGGGAGAGGTAAGGAAATAGAGATCATAAATAAAAATAAACTCACTGCCGGGAGTAAACTAGCTAATGATATAATAACTGGCTTTTTGAGCAATAATAAAAGGGTATTTAACAATTTAGACAACGCCATTTTAATTAAACAGGCCTTTTCCAGGGCAGGTGATAAGTATGTTATCCCTGGAGGAACGATCAAGGGAGCGGTGAGGGCTAGATTGGAAGAGTCCTTAAACAACACCTGCCATATTGTCACCGACACGTCCTCAGGACAGAATAAAAAATCAGAGTATAGTAAAAAATATAATAGAACATTCAATCCTAATGAACAAGGGAGATCGGAGGACTTCTCTGAAGATTCATTTAATAAAGGTGAAATCTGCCTAGTTTGCGACCTCTTTGGTAACACGGGTTTGGCGAGCAGGGTATCGTTCTCCGACGCCATCCTCACTTCAGACCCTAACTCTTATGTAGTCTCTGAGAAAATCGGTAATGAAGATTTCGAAACGAAGAAAAAAGGGGGAGAGTACGAGTTGGTTAAAAAAGGTGCAGTATTTGAGGGTTTTATTGTAATTCGTGGTAACGGAATAGATAAGGGTGCAGTTTACTACGGTATGGGAATTAGGTGCAAAAACGATGAGGAGGAGTATAGGGACATCCTTCTCGGAAGATTCAAGTACAGAAATCAGAACTTTGGTAGAGTAAGGTTTAAAATAAAAAATAATAGTGACGTTTGTAAGAATATCAAAGATTTCGTTTCAAAGTATAAACCAAAGATATAA
- the cas6 gene encoding CRISPR system precrRNA processing endoribonuclease RAMP protein Cas6, with protein MANVELNVMQIVRLNFSVRPLRDVVLPPMTSKVVKYLILSEKVLPFVKDLVESKRKQKPLFISNLGLNGKRLYSTEEMIRRGDVIKVKAFTKMSASVSFPMMGEIMNMGGGRVSTPYGDFEILLESINVFNGFNSDVEGKNLKVRIVTPALLSSKIYLPPFLERYRKAKVGLSLIPSPGLLVASAYRTYLGLLGSTENEEEDLKSFKLTVLVNGLSKVVDFELKPVTVIIGEDDKGRLRKSRGVEGWIMFDVTGKLKRAVAKYLSVASYLGVGKSRGIGLGEIKLDLVDRSKVEQEGSN; from the coding sequence ATGGCAAATGTGGAGTTGAACGTGATGCAAATAGTCAGGTTAAACTTCTCCGTTAGGCCTCTGCGCGACGTTGTGCTTCCACCTATGACCTCTAAGGTCGTGAAGTACCTGATCCTATCCGAGAAGGTGCTCCCCTTCGTAAAGGACCTTGTTGAATCGAAGAGGAAGCAGAAACCTCTTTTCATTTCCAACTTAGGGTTGAACGGGAAGAGGTTGTACTCTACCGAAGAGATGATAAGGAGAGGCGATGTAATAAAGGTTAAGGCTTTCACCAAAATGAGCGCGTCCGTTTCCTTTCCGATGATGGGGGAAATAATGAACATGGGAGGAGGTAGGGTCTCCACTCCCTATGGGGATTTCGAGATCCTCCTCGAGTCGATAAACGTATTTAACGGATTCAATAGCGACGTCGAGGGTAAAAACTTAAAGGTCAGGATTGTGACTCCCGCCCTCCTCTCATCAAAGATTTACCTTCCTCCCTTCCTCGAGAGGTACAGGAAGGCGAAGGTAGGACTATCCCTAATACCCTCCCCTGGTCTCCTCGTTGCGTCAGCCTACAGGACCTACTTGGGGCTGTTGGGAAGCACTGAAAACGAGGAGGAGGACCTCAAAAGCTTTAAGTTGACGGTATTAGTGAACGGATTATCCAAGGTGGTCGACTTCGAGCTCAAGCCTGTGACCGTAATAATAGGGGAGGACGACAAGGGGAGGCTCAGGAAGAGCAGAGGAGTGGAGGGGTGGATTATGTTTGACGTGACTGGCAAACTGAAGAGGGCCGTAGCGAAGTACCTGTCAGTGGCTTCCTATTTGGGGGTAGGGAAGAGCAGGGGGATAGGACTGGGAGAGATTAAGCTGGACTTGGTGGACAGAAGCAAGGTCGAGCAGGAGGGCTCTAATTGA
- the csa3 gene encoding CRISPR-associated CARF protein Csa3, whose amino-acid sequence MACLISSIGFDEKFLVRSFLRRGRQQVDYVLVVKPSTENEKTEKAISSLRRLLDEAHVSLEVLQVDHMNFPIAVSNVMTWLRKSSYVDYILNLSSGMRLVNIEILTAFLLLRLDAEVEVEPESLQDVVSFRVSDMMGYAVDSTDLKILSAIQKGENKIALISKKLKIPNATVWRRVKELEKNGFLSSSDDRLVLKNKGIIFLNFSRNSQL is encoded by the coding sequence GTGGCTTGTTTAATATCCTCGATTGGGTTCGACGAGAAGTTCCTAGTTAGGAGCTTCCTGAGGAGGGGAAGGCAGCAGGTCGATTACGTCCTCGTGGTTAAACCGTCCACTGAGAACGAGAAGACGGAGAAGGCGATAAGCTCGTTGAGGAGGCTTCTCGATGAGGCTCACGTGAGCCTAGAGGTTCTACAGGTTGATCACATGAACTTCCCGATCGCGGTCAGTAACGTCATGACGTGGTTGAGGAAATCCTCCTACGTTGACTACATTCTCAACCTATCGAGCGGTATGAGGCTCGTGAACATTGAGATTTTGACGGCGTTCCTCCTTCTTAGACTCGACGCTGAAGTGGAGGTGGAGCCCGAATCCCTTCAGGACGTAGTGAGTTTCAGGGTGAGCGACATGATGGGCTACGCCGTGGACAGCACAGACTTGAAAATCTTGAGCGCTATTCAAAAAGGTGAAAATAAGATAGCCTTAATCTCGAAGAAGTTGAAAATTCCCAACGCAACGGTGTGGAGGAGGGTGAAAGAGTTGGAGAAGAACGGTTTCCTTTCCTCTTCTGATGATAGGCTAGTGCTCAAGAACAAGGGAATCATCTTTCTAAATTTCTCACGTAATTCGCAACTATGA
- the crn1 gene encoding CRISPR-associated ring nuclease Crn1, whose amino-acid sequence MVKLISTLGTTPGGVIETYLNLIRGNYEAEDPHPVKIDHIYVIRTDDEAVNFAWSLIKAISPCCESVKVELVDIPLNIKDIYSREDFVTFKQKISSVINDGDYVDITGGRKAMSAAAAISAMTKGKAHVVTSIIPQSEYSRISNLISKFRGMERELSEAGRGNCEPAAKSNLNFCELLSKDCRTVVLT is encoded by the coding sequence ATGGTAAAGTTAATATCGACCTTGGGTACAACTCCTGGAGGAGTGATCGAGACCTACCTAAACTTGATCAGAGGAAACTACGAAGCTGAGGACCCTCACCCTGTGAAAATAGACCACATCTACGTGATAAGGACTGACGATGAGGCTGTGAACTTCGCCTGGAGCCTAATTAAGGCAATTTCTCCCTGTTGCGAATCCGTCAAAGTTGAACTGGTCGATATCCCTTTGAACATAAAGGACATATACTCCAGGGAGGACTTCGTAACCTTTAAGCAGAAGATTAGCTCCGTCATAAATGATGGAGATTACGTTGACATAACAGGTGGGAGGAAGGCCATGAGCGCCGCAGCAGCCATCTCGGCCATGACTAAGGGGAAAGCCCACGTTGTCACCTCGATCATCCCACAGAGCGAGTACTCAAGGATAAGCAACCTAATCTCCAAGTTTAGGGGTATGGAACGCGAGCTCTCTGAAGCCGGAAGAGGAAACTGTGAGCCGGCCGCAAAGTCAAACCTGAACTTCTGTGAGCTCCTCTCTAAGGACTGCAGGACAGTCGTTCTAACCTAA
- a CDS encoding RAMP superfamily CRISPR-associated protein gives MRVFDLIFNVDEVRVGTRSYGNELEMLKYGDLFIIPYSTWKGAFRRTSEVVQSLARKEKSFDSVVEKVRNVLRDPDVSKEFNEKTIFDLTNKIEDELKEVGFAEEAEGVGPIIRDKVVFDRSSREELEEAIVPIVISYLDPLNRLYGSPYFAGALVFSDSVMSNKEVKSGLVNKVSINRATRKSEEQALFVEEVIYPRQVRVRVNMRRVPNSAIELWRSTLRFSIDVGVPIGAGKSKRSWAVLNLKDSLVTEVKLTEQETLKLQKFLA, from the coding sequence ATGAGGGTTTTCGACCTGATCTTCAACGTGGACGAAGTTAGGGTGGGTACACGCTCCTACGGGAACGAGCTGGAGATGCTCAAGTATGGGGATCTGTTCATAATTCCTTACTCCACGTGGAAGGGGGCGTTCAGGAGGACCTCCGAGGTGGTTCAAAGCCTGGCGAGGAAAGAGAAGAGCTTCGATTCAGTTGTTGAGAAGGTGAGGAATGTCCTAAGAGATCCAGATGTGAGTAAAGAGTTCAATGAGAAGACGATCTTCGACCTCACAAACAAGATTGAGGATGAGCTAAAAGAAGTTGGCTTTGCGGAGGAGGCGGAAGGAGTAGGTCCAATAATAAGGGATAAGGTGGTGTTCGACAGATCTTCAAGAGAGGAACTGGAAGAGGCTATAGTGCCTATCGTAATCTCATATCTAGATCCATTAAACAGGCTCTACGGCTCCCCTTACTTCGCTGGAGCTCTCGTTTTCTCAGACAGCGTCATGTCCAACAAGGAAGTTAAGTCAGGGCTAGTAAACAAGGTCTCGATAAACAGGGCGACCAGAAAGTCGGAGGAACAAGCTCTCTTCGTAGAGGAGGTGATCTACCCCAGGCAGGTCAGGGTGAGGGTTAACATGAGGAGAGTCCCAAACTCAGCGATTGAACTCTGGCGTTCTACCCTACGTTTCTCCATCGACGTCGGAGTCCCCATAGGGGCAGGTAAGTCCAAAAGGTCCTGGGCCGTTCTAAATCTAAAAGACAGTTTAGTCACGGAGGTCAAACTTACCGAACAGGAAACGTTAAAGCTTCAGAAATTTTTAGCTTGA